A window of Elusimicrobiota bacterium contains these coding sequences:
- a CDS encoding carbohydrate ABC transporter permease — MSDAVAAGSVHLLLAVAAAATLMPFFWMISTSFKTGGGLFTYPPTWIPREPTLQWYAQLVREVNFLVHFRNSVLVSVAITVLSLFVNSMAGYAFAKHRFRHRDKIFSFLLATMMVPGQLTMIPVFLLLKKMGFLNSFLGLIVPVCANVFGIFLIRQFMMSIPNDLIESARIDGCSEFRIYWSVVLPLCKPVLATLSIFTFIGSWNDFLWPLIVMVREDGYTLPVALANLNGQHPTDFGLLMAAATVVVLPVLVVFLAAQKYVIRGIATTGLKE; from the coding sequence ATGTCCGACGCCGTCGCCGCCGGGAGCGTGCATCTTCTCCTGGCCGTCGCCGCGGCCGCGACGCTGATGCCGTTTTTTTGGATGATCTCGACGTCGTTTAAAACCGGGGGCGGGCTGTTCACCTACCCTCCGACGTGGATCCCCCGGGAGCCGACGCTTCAATGGTACGCGCAATTGGTGCGGGAAGTGAATTTCCTGGTCCATTTTCGCAACAGCGTTCTCGTTTCGGTCGCCATCACCGTCTTGAGCCTTTTCGTCAATTCCATGGCCGGCTACGCTTTCGCCAAGCACCGGTTCCGCCACCGGGACAAAATATTCAGCTTCCTCCTGGCCACGATGATGGTGCCCGGCCAGTTGACGATGATCCCCGTTTTTCTTCTGCTCAAAAAAATGGGATTCTTGAACAGTTTCCTGGGACTCATCGTGCCCGTGTGCGCCAACGTGTTCGGCATTTTCCTCATTCGCCAGTTCATGATGTCGATCCCCAACGATCTGATCGAATCGGCCCGAATCGACGGGTGCTCGGAATTCCGGATCTATTGGAGCGTGGTGCTGCCCCTCTGCAAGCCGGTCCTGGCCACGCTCAGCATCTTCACGTTCATCGGGTCCTGGAACGATTTTCTCTGGCCGCTGATCGTCATGGTGCGGGAGGACGGCTACACCCTGCCCGTCGCCTTGGCCAATTTGAACGGCCAGCATCCGACGGACTTCGGGCTGCTCATGGCCGCCGCCACCGTCGTGGTTTTGCCGGTGCTGGTGGTTTTCCTGGCCGCTCAGAAGTACGTGATCCGCGGCATCGCGACGACGGGGCTCAAGGAATAG